The genomic region ATTCCCTGGAGTCGCTGAGAAGAGCATAGCGGTTGGGGGCGGTCTCGTTGACCAGCACGACATCCTTCCCCTGGGGCCCTGCGGTCTCCTTGTACTTCTTGAGGACGAACTTCTTCAGGCCGCCACCCTGCGTGGAGAAGACAGCGGTGTAAAGATCGGTATCTACGGTGACGTCCTTGGCAACGGCTGCGGCCTGACCTGCCTGGGGTGCCGGCACGGATACGGGCGCTGTGCCTGCGGTCGGTGCCGCTACTGCGGTGGGCGCAGGCGCCGAGGCGGAAGTCATGGCGGCCTGCTTGGCCCCGGGGACCGGTACGGGCTTGGGCGTCGGGAAGATGAAAGAGTAAGCGTAGAGGACCCCAATGGAGAGCACTACCGCTATGATGAGACGTTTTTCCATGAAATTCTCCTGAAGAGACTATTTAACCGGATCGTACCCGCCTGGATGGAACGGGTGGCACCTCAGTATGCGAGCGGCCGTCAGCCACAACCCCTTGACGGGACCGTACTTTTCCAATGCTTGTAAGGAGTAATGCGAACAGGTAGGGTAAAAACGGCAGGAAGGGGCCTTGAGCGGAGAGATGAACCTCTGGTAGAAGACTACAAGGCCTATGAATATCTTCTTAAGCATACTTTTTTCGCAGCCGCCCGAAGGCGGCTGCGAGCTCTGTTGAGATCTGGTGAAAGTCAAGCACGTCCGCCCCTTTCTTGGCTACGATGTTGATATCGGCCGAGATGAAAAGAGACTTGTTCTGCCTGTAAAACTCCCGCAGTCTTCTCTTGATACTGTTTCGGACTACGGCGTTCCCTACCTTCTTGCTC from Citrifermentans bremense harbors:
- the yidD gene encoding membrane protein insertion efficiency factor YidD, translated to MLKKIFIGLVVFYQRFISPLKAPSCRFYPTCSHYSLQALEKYGPVKGLWLTAARILRCHPFHPGGYDPVK
- the rnpA gene encoding ribonuclease P protein component is translated as MTSSNFPKAERLLRRPEFLQFNEGATKLHTQHFLVLLKLREGSGTRVGFTVSKKVGNAVVRNSIKRRLREFYRQNKSLFISADINIVAKKGADVLDFHQISTELAAAFGRLRKKYA